A window of the Cannabis sativa cultivar Pink pepper isolate KNU-18-1 chromosome X, ASM2916894v1, whole genome shotgun sequence genome harbors these coding sequences:
- the LOC115703087 gene encoding vacuolar-sorting receptor 1, translating to MMRLFLGFLLLSFAPFFSIHGRFVVEKNSLRVTSPDRIRGTHDTAIGNFGIPQYGGSMAGNVLYPKDNQKGCKEFSDVGISFQSKPGALPTFVLLDRGDCFFALKVWNAQKAGASAVLVADDKEEPLITMDSPEEDGSSAKYIENITIPSALIDKNFGEVLKKSIHSGDMVNVNLDWREAVPHPDDRVEYELWTNSNDECGVKCDMLMEFVKDFKGAAQILEKGGYTQFTPHYITWYCPEAFTLSKQCKSQCINHGRYCAPDPEQDFTTGYEGKDVVLENLRQLCVFKVANETKKPWVWWDYVTDFQIRCPMKEKKYNKDCAVAVIQNLGLDVKSVDQCMGDPSADSENRVLKEEQDAQVGKGSRGDVTILPTLVVNNRQYRGKLEKSAVLKAICSGFEETTEPAVCLSPDVETNECLDNNGGCWHDKSANLTACKDTFRGRVCECPLVDGLKFKGDGYTTCEASGPGRCKVNNGGCWHDARNGHAYSACTDDGEVKCQCPPGFRGDGIKSCVDIDECKERKACQCSECSCKNTWGSYDCSCGGDLLYMRDHDTCISKSASETRSSWTAIWVILIGLSMAGFGAYLVYKYRLRSYMDSEIRAIMAQYMPLDSQGEVPNHVNQNHA from the exons ATGATGAGGCTCTTCTTAGGGTTTCTGCTACTGTCTTTCGCACCTTTCTTCTCAATTCATGGAAGATTCGTGGTGGAGAAGAACAGCTTGAGGGTAACATCACCCGACCGAATCAGGGGAACCCATGACACTGCCATTGGAAACTTTGGGATACCTCAATATGGTGGCAGCATGGCTGGAAATGTTTTGTACCCAAAAGATAATCAAAAGGGCTGCAAGGAGTTTTCCGACGTTGGGATTTCGTTCCAATCCAAGCCCGGAGCTCTTCCCACCTTCGTTTTGCTGGATCGTGGAG ATTGTTTCTTTGCTTTGAAGGTGTGGAATGCCCAGAAGGCAGGAGCTTCTGCAGTTCTGGTAGCTGATGACAAGGAGGAACCTCTAATTACAATGGATTCTCCTGAAGAAGATGGTTCATCTGCCAAGTACATTGAGAACATCACCATCCCATCAGCACTCATTGATAAAAACTTTGGGGAAGTATTAAAGAAATCAATCCATTCTGGGGACATGGTCAACGTGAATCTTGATTGGAGAGAAGCTGTTCCACACCCAGACGATCGAGTGGAATATGAACTATGGACCAACAGCAATGATGAATGCGGAGTTAAGTGTGACATGCTGATGGAATTTGTGAAAGATTTTAAGGGTGCAGCTCAAATTCTTGAGAAAGGTGGTTATACTCAATTCACGCCTCATTACATAACTTGGTACTGTCCTGAGGCATTCACCTTGAGCAAACAGTGCAAGTCCCAGTGTATTAATCATGGAAGATACTGTGCTCCTGATCCTGAGCAGGATTTCACCACTGGTTATGAAGGGAAAGATGTGGTTTTGGAAAACCTGAGGCAGCTCTGTGTTTTTAAAGTGGCAAATGAAACCAAAAAGCCTTGGGTCTGGTGGGACTATGTGACAGATTTCCAAATTAGATGTCCTATGAAGGAGAAAAAGTATAACAAGGATTGTGCTGTTGCTGTCATTCAAAATCTTG GACTGGATGTTAAAAGTGTTGACCAGTGCATGGGAGACCCTTCTGCAGACTCAGAAAACCGTGTTCTGAAAGAAGAGCAAGATGCTCAG GTTGGGAAAGGATCAAGAGGTGACGTGACCATATTACCTACTCTTGTTGTCAATAATCGACAGTACAGAG GAAAGTTGGAGAAAAGTGCTGTTTTGAAGGCTATCTGTTCCGGTTTCGAGGAAACAACTGAGCCAGCTGTTTGTTTGAGTCCTg ATGTGGAGACGAATGAGTGCTTGGATAACAATGGTGGTTGCTGGCATGATAAATCAGCCAATCTCACTGCCTGCAAG GACACGTTTCGTGGGAGAGTATGTGAGTGTCCCCTGGTTGATGGGTTGAAGTTTAAAGGAGATGGTTATACCACCTGTGAAG CAAGTGGGCCTGGGAGGTGCAAGGTAAACAATGGTGGTTGCTGGCATGACGCTCGAAATGGGCATGCATATTCTGCTTGCACT GATGATGGAGAGGTCAAGTGTCAGTGTCCTCCTGGATTTAGAGGCGACGGCATCAAGAGTTGTGTGG ATATTGATGAATGCAAAGAGAGAAAAGCCTGCCAATGTTCTGAATGCAGCTGCAAAAACACTTGGGGAAGCTATGACTGCTCATGTGGTGGGGACTTATTGTATATGAGGGACCATGACACCTGCATAA GTAAAAGTGCCTCAGAGACACGCTCTTCTTGGACTGCTATTTGGGTCATTTTAATAGGCTTGAGTATGGCTGGTTTTGGGGCATATCTAGTGTACAAATACAGATTAAGG TCttacatggattcagaaatcaGAGCGATAATGGCACAATATATGCCGCTGGACAGCCAAGGAGAAGTTCCAAACCACGTCAACCAAAATCACGCATGA
- the LOC115703086 gene encoding vacuolar-sorting receptor 1 isoform X2 — protein MELQRSVMMRLFLGFLLLSFAPISIHGRFVVEKNSLRVTSPDRIRGTHDSAIGNFGIPQYGGSMAGNVLYPKDNQKGCKEFSDFGISFQSKPGALPTFVLLDRGDCFFALKVWNAQKAGASAVLVADDMEEPLITMDSPEEDGSTAKYIENITIPSALIDKNFGEVLKKSIRSGDMVNVNLDWREAVPHPDDRVEYELWTNSNDECGVKCDMLMEFVKDFKGAAQILEKGGYTQFTPHYITWYCPEAFTLSKQCKSQCINHGRYCAPDPEQDFSTGYEGKDVVLENLRQLCVFKVANETKKPWVWWDYVTDFQIRCPMKEKKYNKDCAVAVIQSLGLDVKSVDKCMGDPSADSENRVLKEEQDAQVGKGTRGDVTILPTLVVNNRQYRGKLEKGAVLKAICSGFEETTEPAVCLSGDVETNECLDNNGGCWHDRAANLTACKDTFRGRVCECPLVDGVQFKGDGYTTCEASGPGRCKINNGGCWHDARNGHAYSACTDNGEVKCQCPPGFRGDGVKSCVDIDECKERKACQCSECSCKNTWGSYDCSCGGDLLYMRDHDTCISKSARETRSAWTAVWIILIGLSMAAGGAYLVYKYRLRSYMDSEIRAIMAQYMPLDSQGEVPNHVNENHT, from the exons ATGGAGCTTCAGAGATCAGTGATGATGAGGCTCTTTCTAGGGTTTCTGCTACTGTCTTTCGCACCTATCTCAATTCATGGAAGATTCGTGGTGGAGAAGAATAGCTTGAGGGTAACATCACCGGACCGAATCAGGGGAACTCATGACAGCGCCATTGGAAACTTTGGAATACCTCAATATGGTGGTAGCATGGCTGGGAATGTTTTGTACCCAAAAGATAATCAAAAGGGTTGTAAGGAGTTTTCTGACTTTGGGATTTCGTTCCAATCCAAGCCTGGAGCTCTTCCGACCTTCGTTTTGCTGGATCGTGGAG ATTGTTTCTTTGCTTTGAAGGTCTGGAATGCCCAGAAGGCTGGAGCTTCTGCAGTTCTGGTAGCTGATGACATGGAGGAACCACTAATTACAATGGATTCTCCTGAAGAAGATGGTTCAACTGCCAAGTACATTGAGAACATCACCATCCCATCTGCACTCATTGATAAAAACTTTGGGGAAGTATTAAAGAAATCAATCCGTTCTGGGGACATGGTCAACGTGAATCTTGATTGGAGAGAAGCTGTCCCACATCCAGATGATCGAGTGGAATATGAACTATGGACCAACAGCAATGATGAATGCGGAGTTAAGTGTGACATGCTGATGGAATTTGTGAAAGATTTTAAGGGTGCAGCTCAAATTCTTGAGAAAGGTGGTTATACTCAATTTACGCCTCATTACATTACTTGGTACTGTCCTGAGGCATTCACCTTGAGCAAACAGTGCAAGTCCCAGTGTATTAATCATGGAAGATACTGTGCCCCTGATCCTGAGCAGGATTTCAGCACTGGTTATGAAGGGAAAGATGTGGTTTTGGAAAACCTGAGGCAGCTCTGTGTTTTTAAAGTGGCAAATGAAACCAAAAAGCCTTGGGTCTGGTGGGACTATGTGACAGATTTCCAAATTAGATGTCCTATGAAGGAGAAAAAGTATAACAAGGATTGTGCTGTTGCTGTCATTCAATCTCTTG GACTGGATGTTAAAAGTGTTGACAAGTGCATGGGAGACCCTTCTGCAGACTCTGAAAACCGTGTTCTGAAAGAAGAGCAAGATGCTCAA GTTGGGAAAGGAACAAGAGGTGACGTGACCATATTACCTACTCTTGTTGTCAATAATCGACAGTACAGAG GAAAGTTGGAGAAAGGTGCTGTTTTGAAGGCCATCTGTTCTGGTTTTGAGGAAACAACTGAGCCAGCTGTTTGTTTGAGTGGTG ATGTGGAGACAAATGAGTGCTTGGATAACAATGGTGGTTGCTGGCATGATAGAGCAGCCAATCTCACTGCCTGCAAG GACACGTTTCGTGGGAGGGTATGTGAGTGTCCCCTGGTTGATGGGGTGCAGTTTAAAGGAGATGGTTATACCACCTGTGAAG CAAGTGGGCCTGGGAGGTGCAAGATAAACAATGGTGGTTGTTGGCATGACGCTCGAAATGGGCATGCATATTCTGCTTGCACT GATAATGGAGAGGTCAAATGTCAATGTCCTCCTGGATTTAGGGGTGATGGTGTCAAGAGTTGTGTAG ATATTGATGAATGCAAAGAGAGAAAAGCCTGCCAATGTTCTGAATGCAGCTGCAAAAACACTTGGGGAAGCTATGACTGCTCATGTGGTGGGGACTTATTGTATATGAGGGACCATGACACCTGCATAA GTAAAAGTGCCAGAGAGACACGCTCTGCTTGGACTGCTGTTTGGATCATTTTAATAGGCTTGAGTATGGCTGCTGGTGGGGCATATCTCGTGTACAAATACAGATTAAGG TCttacatggattcagaaatcaGAGCGATAATGGCACAATATATGCCGCTGGACAGCCAAGGAGAAGTTCCAAATCACGTGAACGAAAATCACACATGA
- the LOC115703086 gene encoding vacuolar-sorting receptor 1 isoform X1 has product MELQRSVMMRLFLGFLLLSFAPISIHGRFVVEKNSLRVTSPDRIRGTHDSAIGNFGIPQYGGSMAGNVLYPKDNQKGCKEFSDFGISFQSKPGALPTFVLLDRGDCFFALKVWNAQKAGASAVLVADDMEEPLITMDSPEEDGSTAKYIENITIPSALIDKNFGEVLKKSIRSGDMVNVNLDWREAVPHPDDRVEYELWTNSNDECGVKCDMLMEFVKDFKGAAQILEKGGYTQFTPHYITWYCPEAFTLSKQCKSQCINHGRYCAPDPEQDFSTGYEGKDVVLENLRQLCVFKVANETKKPWVWWDYVTDFQIRCPMKEKKYNKDCAVAVIQSLGLDVKSVDKCMGDPSADSENRVLKEEQDAQVGKGTRGDVTILPTLVVNNRQYRGKLEKGAVLKAICSGFEETTEPAVCLSGDVETNECLDNNGGCWHDRAANLTACKDTFRGRVCECPLVDGVQFKGDGYTTCEASGPGRCKINNGGCWHDARNGHAYSACTDNGEVKCQCPPGFRGDGVKSCVDIDECKERKACQCSECSCKNTWGSYDCSCGGDLLYMRDHDTCISKSARETRSAWTAVWIILIGLSMAAGGAYLVYKYRLRVSLLHCVVLATLKFIYYLCARVRYYLVPGDWGDFD; this is encoded by the exons ATGGAGCTTCAGAGATCAGTGATGATGAGGCTCTTTCTAGGGTTTCTGCTACTGTCTTTCGCACCTATCTCAATTCATGGAAGATTCGTGGTGGAGAAGAATAGCTTGAGGGTAACATCACCGGACCGAATCAGGGGAACTCATGACAGCGCCATTGGAAACTTTGGAATACCTCAATATGGTGGTAGCATGGCTGGGAATGTTTTGTACCCAAAAGATAATCAAAAGGGTTGTAAGGAGTTTTCTGACTTTGGGATTTCGTTCCAATCCAAGCCTGGAGCTCTTCCGACCTTCGTTTTGCTGGATCGTGGAG ATTGTTTCTTTGCTTTGAAGGTCTGGAATGCCCAGAAGGCTGGAGCTTCTGCAGTTCTGGTAGCTGATGACATGGAGGAACCACTAATTACAATGGATTCTCCTGAAGAAGATGGTTCAACTGCCAAGTACATTGAGAACATCACCATCCCATCTGCACTCATTGATAAAAACTTTGGGGAAGTATTAAAGAAATCAATCCGTTCTGGGGACATGGTCAACGTGAATCTTGATTGGAGAGAAGCTGTCCCACATCCAGATGATCGAGTGGAATATGAACTATGGACCAACAGCAATGATGAATGCGGAGTTAAGTGTGACATGCTGATGGAATTTGTGAAAGATTTTAAGGGTGCAGCTCAAATTCTTGAGAAAGGTGGTTATACTCAATTTACGCCTCATTACATTACTTGGTACTGTCCTGAGGCATTCACCTTGAGCAAACAGTGCAAGTCCCAGTGTATTAATCATGGAAGATACTGTGCCCCTGATCCTGAGCAGGATTTCAGCACTGGTTATGAAGGGAAAGATGTGGTTTTGGAAAACCTGAGGCAGCTCTGTGTTTTTAAAGTGGCAAATGAAACCAAAAAGCCTTGGGTCTGGTGGGACTATGTGACAGATTTCCAAATTAGATGTCCTATGAAGGAGAAAAAGTATAACAAGGATTGTGCTGTTGCTGTCATTCAATCTCTTG GACTGGATGTTAAAAGTGTTGACAAGTGCATGGGAGACCCTTCTGCAGACTCTGAAAACCGTGTTCTGAAAGAAGAGCAAGATGCTCAA GTTGGGAAAGGAACAAGAGGTGACGTGACCATATTACCTACTCTTGTTGTCAATAATCGACAGTACAGAG GAAAGTTGGAGAAAGGTGCTGTTTTGAAGGCCATCTGTTCTGGTTTTGAGGAAACAACTGAGCCAGCTGTTTGTTTGAGTGGTG ATGTGGAGACAAATGAGTGCTTGGATAACAATGGTGGTTGCTGGCATGATAGAGCAGCCAATCTCACTGCCTGCAAG GACACGTTTCGTGGGAGGGTATGTGAGTGTCCCCTGGTTGATGGGGTGCAGTTTAAAGGAGATGGTTATACCACCTGTGAAG CAAGTGGGCCTGGGAGGTGCAAGATAAACAATGGTGGTTGTTGGCATGACGCTCGAAATGGGCATGCATATTCTGCTTGCACT GATAATGGAGAGGTCAAATGTCAATGTCCTCCTGGATTTAGGGGTGATGGTGTCAAGAGTTGTGTAG ATATTGATGAATGCAAAGAGAGAAAAGCCTGCCAATGTTCTGAATGCAGCTGCAAAAACACTTGGGGAAGCTATGACTGCTCATGTGGTGGGGACTTATTGTATATGAGGGACCATGACACCTGCATAA GTAAAAGTGCCAGAGAGACACGCTCTGCTTGGACTGCTGTTTGGATCATTTTAATAGGCTTGAGTATGGCTGCTGGTGGGGCATATCTCGTGTACAAATACAGATTAAGGGTAAGCTTATTGCACTGTGTTGTGTTAGCAACATTGAAATTCATATATTATTTGTGTGCTCGTGTACGTTATTATTTGGTTCCTGGCGACTGGGGAGACTTTGATTAA